The following proteins are encoded in a genomic region of Burkholderia stabilis:
- a CDS encoding SMP-30/gluconolactonase/LRE family protein, with product MTTVKLVQGANAILGEGPLWCERSASLYWIDIKRTALYRYTPGHGQTGFWLLPELAGCVASVDDGRLLVALKSGLHLFDPGHGTLERLADAAHARPSLRYNDGAVDARGRFWVGTMADDGDGPGDLHCFEQARASRVAVAGFACANGMGWSPDGTTMYVTDSGRRTIFAYDFDVEAARLSNARPFVTFGDARGVPDGLAVDAEGGVWSAVWDGWRLHRHAPDGALDAVVEMPVQRPTSIAFGGADRATLFVTSASVNVSADGLLRGPLAGSLFEVRPGVAGLEQHCVARAWLGEAAEAAPR from the coding sequence ATGACGACAGTAAAACTGGTACAGGGCGCGAATGCGATCCTGGGTGAGGGCCCGCTCTGGTGCGAACGCTCGGCGTCGCTCTACTGGATCGACATCAAGCGCACCGCGCTCTACCGCTACACGCCCGGCCACGGGCAGACGGGTTTCTGGCTGCTGCCGGAGCTGGCCGGCTGCGTTGCGAGTGTCGACGACGGGCGGCTGCTCGTCGCGCTGAAAAGCGGCCTGCACCTGTTCGATCCCGGGCACGGCACGCTCGAACGGCTGGCCGACGCCGCGCACGCGCGGCCGTCGCTGCGCTACAACGACGGCGCGGTCGATGCGCGCGGCCGCTTCTGGGTCGGCACGATGGCCGACGACGGCGACGGTCCCGGCGATCTCCATTGCTTCGAGCAGGCGCGCGCGTCGCGCGTCGCGGTGGCCGGCTTTGCGTGCGCGAACGGGATGGGCTGGAGCCCGGACGGCACGACGATGTATGTGACGGATTCCGGCCGCCGCACGATCTTCGCGTACGACTTCGACGTCGAGGCCGCGCGCCTGTCGAACGCGCGGCCGTTCGTGACGTTCGGCGATGCGCGCGGCGTGCCGGACGGGCTCGCGGTCGATGCGGAAGGCGGCGTGTGGTCGGCGGTCTGGGACGGCTGGCGGCTGCATCGCCATGCGCCGGACGGCGCGCTCGACGCCGTCGTCGAGATGCCGGTGCAGCGGCCGACGAGCATCGCGTTCGGCGGCGCCGATCGCGCGACGCTGTTCGTCACGTCCGCATCGGTCAACGTCAGCGCGGACGGGCTGCTGCGCGGGCCGCTCGCGGGCAGCCTGTTCGAGGTGCGCCCGGGCGTTGCCGGGCTCGAACAGCATTGCGTCGCGCGCGCGTGGCTGGGTGAGGCGGCCGAGGCCGCGCCGCGTTGA
- a CDS encoding right-handed parallel beta-helix repeat-containing protein produces MNTRNLVACVSVALAACGGDGGGGIPAVGMASARAAAPIPGGSSIYVDCSQSNDGTGSQASPFNRLADLATTIGAGTHLYFKRGATCAGQFVSQGSGTAAAPIVVAAYGTGTARPVIAGNVAGHGAAGAAVALTNQEYWEIHDLEITNTAAQRAERNGILVLLQGFQNGTDAGGNPVGVGHHYLIDNVYVHDVYGNNDDRNDQNATPGVTGNKWSNGIQFRVTGTAIPNRFDGVTVQNSEIATVDREGLTTWSDQNCRTQFGCTGTQNWLASTNVVFKGNTIHDIGGDGIVIRASQNAQVYGNLGYDIAMRALNSNAGFWTINSDGTDFQYNEVHHVRRGTGNNDGEAFDADYGNNNPIFRHNYSHDNAGGFLLLCGGCGGSAYTQGVVARYNLSVNDAREIVMADGSGKFNSDGSVTGPLQFYNNTIYLPAGSTAAITATQNSGYKTAIQFSNNIVDNLGTGGYLAASANFVPTWRNNLFFGSNHTGDPSDATEVAGDPLFAGPLTDAGGNAPTGFAGATYDNYAALAGFRISAESPAASKGSMIELPSTVDLFQNPLPTKCAPDIGAHQVTLVPASCAS; encoded by the coding sequence ATGAACACACGCAATCTGGTGGCATGCGTATCGGTCGCACTTGCTGCATGCGGCGGTGACGGCGGAGGCGGCATACCCGCGGTGGGCATGGCCAGCGCAAGAGCGGCCGCGCCGATTCCGGGCGGCTCGTCGATCTATGTCGACTGCTCGCAATCGAACGACGGAACGGGTTCGCAGGCATCGCCGTTCAACCGGCTCGCCGATCTCGCGACCACGATCGGCGCAGGTACGCACCTGTACTTCAAGCGCGGCGCGACCTGCGCGGGCCAGTTCGTATCGCAGGGCTCGGGTACCGCAGCGGCGCCGATCGTCGTCGCTGCCTACGGCACGGGCACCGCGCGGCCGGTGATCGCCGGCAACGTGGCGGGGCACGGCGCGGCCGGTGCAGCCGTCGCGCTGACGAACCAGGAGTATTGGGAAATCCACGATCTGGAGATCACCAACACGGCCGCGCAGCGCGCGGAGCGCAACGGGATACTCGTGCTGCTCCAGGGTTTCCAGAACGGCACCGATGCGGGCGGGAATCCGGTCGGCGTGGGTCATCACTACCTGATCGACAACGTCTACGTGCACGACGTATACGGCAACAACGACGACCGCAACGATCAGAATGCGACGCCGGGCGTGACGGGCAACAAGTGGAGCAACGGTATCCAGTTCCGCGTGACGGGCACGGCGATCCCGAACCGCTTCGATGGTGTGACCGTGCAGAACAGCGAAATCGCGACAGTCGACCGTGAAGGGCTCACGACGTGGTCGGATCAGAACTGCCGCACGCAGTTCGGCTGCACGGGCACGCAGAACTGGCTCGCGTCGACGAACGTCGTCTTCAAGGGCAATACGATTCACGACATCGGCGGCGACGGCATCGTGATTCGCGCATCGCAGAACGCGCAGGTGTACGGCAATCTCGGTTACGACATCGCGATGCGCGCGCTCAATTCGAACGCCGGATTCTGGACGATCAACAGCGACGGCACGGATTTCCAGTACAACGAGGTGCATCATGTCCGGCGCGGCACGGGCAACAACGACGGCGAAGCATTCGACGCCGACTACGGCAACAATAATCCGATCTTTCGCCACAACTACAGCCACGACAACGCAGGCGGTTTCCTGCTGCTGTGCGGCGGCTGCGGCGGAAGCGCCTATACGCAGGGGGTCGTCGCGCGTTACAACCTGAGCGTGAACGATGCGCGCGAGATCGTGATGGCCGACGGCTCGGGCAAGTTCAACAGCGACGGCAGCGTGACGGGGCCGCTCCAGTTCTACAACAACACGATCTACCTGCCTGCCGGATCGACGGCTGCGATCACGGCGACGCAGAATTCGGGGTACAAAACGGCGATCCAGTTCTCGAACAACATCGTCGACAACCTCGGTACGGGCGGGTATCTGGCGGCGAGTGCCAACTTCGTGCCGACGTGGCGCAACAACCTGTTCTTCGGCTCGAATCACACGGGCGATCCGTCCGATGCCACCGAAGTGGCCGGCGATCCGTTGTTCGCCGGCCCGCTGACGGATGCGGGCGGCAATGCGCCGACCGGCTTCGCGGGCGCCACGTACGACAATTACGCTGCGCTCGCGGGATTCAGGATCTCCGCGGAGTCGCCTGCGGCGAGCAAGGGCAGCATGATCGAGCTGCCGAGCACGGTCGACCTGTTCCAGAACCCGCTGCCGACGAAGTGCGCGCCCGACATCGGTGCGCATCAGGTGACGCTGGTGCCGGCGTCGTGCGCGTCTTGA
- a CDS encoding tetratricopeptide repeat protein yields MTSRLLATLVAAALGCGALPAAHARTYVAPAASFGKGAYVHQFVLRDPVTHQPLPNARYRLFLPGQVIAGLPVKPDEHDSVIFGTTDAAGRTVRIRLPKFHPQKQWVFNPIIGEGDLGESFRLVSPSGKASLGSFPYVLDVENEYLACGYSDANGYTYYTQSRTPRNVSLYTGILTAPDDTDWCAGPGAAIANSAGDPGAPDLYTQYLGSLVANGNRLSDELRQQIVTKLLALAIAERDTGRIAAVLDLGKIPDDRLNDIGYRLADAGIDVDRGLAMIDAHLAQSPDDAYALDSKGWALYRLGRNEEALTWFDRSIAIFSKDDDSDAHTAYATGLTHKGEVLWKLGRQDEARDAFAQARKVEPKNAELEETLKRLDVRAGADGAVSSGTTGT; encoded by the coding sequence ATGACATCCCGTCTTCTCGCCACGCTCGTGGCCGCCGCACTCGGCTGCGGCGCGCTGCCCGCCGCCCACGCCCGCACCTATGTCGCGCCTGCCGCGTCGTTCGGTAAAGGCGCCTACGTTCACCAGTTCGTGCTGCGCGACCCCGTCACGCACCAGCCGCTGCCGAATGCGCGATACCGGTTGTTCCTGCCCGGGCAGGTCATCGCGGGCTTGCCCGTCAAGCCGGACGAACACGACAGCGTGATCTTCGGCACGACCGACGCCGCCGGGCGCACCGTCAGAATCCGGCTGCCGAAATTCCATCCGCAGAAGCAGTGGGTGTTCAACCCGATCATCGGCGAAGGCGACCTGGGCGAATCGTTCCGTCTCGTCAGCCCGTCCGGCAAGGCATCGCTCGGCAGCTTTCCGTATGTGCTGGACGTGGAGAACGAATATCTGGCGTGCGGGTACTCGGATGCGAACGGCTACACGTACTACACACAATCACGCACGCCGCGCAACGTCAGTCTGTACACGGGCATCCTCACCGCGCCCGACGATACCGACTGGTGCGCGGGCCCGGGCGCGGCCATCGCGAACAGCGCGGGCGATCCCGGCGCGCCGGACCTGTACACGCAATACCTCGGCAGCCTGGTCGCGAACGGCAACCGGCTCAGCGACGAATTGCGGCAGCAGATCGTCACCAAGCTGCTGGCGCTCGCGATCGCCGAACGCGACACGGGCCGCATCGCCGCCGTGCTCGATCTCGGCAAGATCCCCGACGATCGCCTGAACGACATCGGTTATCGGCTGGCCGATGCAGGTATCGACGTCGATCGCGGGCTCGCGATGATCGACGCCCATCTCGCGCAATCGCCGGACGATGCGTATGCGCTCGACAGCAAGGGCTGGGCGCTGTATCGCCTCGGCCGCAACGAGGAAGCGCTCACGTGGTTCGACCGGTCGATCGCGATCTTCTCGAAGGACGACGACAGCGACGCGCACACGGCCTATGCGACCGGCCTGACGCACAAGGGCGAGGTGCTGTGGAAGCTGGGCCGCCAGGATGAAGCGCGCGATGCGTTCGCGCAGGCGCGCAAGGTCGAGCCGAAGAACGCGGAGCTGGAGGAGACGTTGAAGCGGCTGGATGTACGAGCCGGGGCGGACGGTGCGGTGTCGTCCGGCACTACCGGCACGTAA
- a CDS encoding TfoX/Sxy family protein → MASSQTTVDFLVEQMAAAGTVSARKMFGEYGIYCDGRMVALVCDDRLFVKPTPEGRAFLGACEEGPPYPAAKPHFVIAGDRWDDREWLSALIRITAAQLPVPVKRSR, encoded by the coding sequence ATGGCATCGAGTCAGACTACGGTCGATTTCCTCGTCGAGCAGATGGCGGCGGCCGGCACGGTATCGGCCCGCAAGATGTTCGGCGAATACGGTATTTATTGCGACGGCAGGATGGTCGCGCTCGTGTGCGACGATCGCCTGTTCGTCAAGCCGACGCCGGAAGGCCGAGCGTTTCTCGGCGCGTGCGAAGAAGGCCCGCCGTATCCGGCGGCGAAGCCGCACTTCGTCATCGCCGGCGATCGCTGGGACGACCGCGAATGGCTGTCGGCGCTGATCCGGATCACCGCCGCGCAGCTGCCGGTGCCGGTGAAGCGGAGCCGATAG
- a CDS encoding porin has product MRQYGWIAALALAVPAVAQAESSVTVWGRVGGDVQYLSGVQNGPHSTGSRFSEGNDWGTSILGFTGKEDLGGGNQAIFWLESAINAANGNYGGGVLFQRGAWIGLKNERYGFLRLGQGSFINSYIWSYDPLLEENYSVESLTSYRNGPKLSNGIRYESPKFGGFSFALQANLGNSSNGWLRGSPNNVNATGLSDGATVAYTHGDFEVRAIWNEIRNQNGREDNLFTASQEAFVGVRDRFGPALVQLGYTRYSAPDTPAGLARTANYYWGGVTYDATPFLHLQGAVYSMKIDAGQWTADHSGEGRSTIIGLGTMYDLSKRTFLYATAAHVFNSANANLGVNPQSPGLGNGNGLGASPMPGHGQTGVYAGIETLF; this is encoded by the coding sequence ATGCGACAGTATGGGTGGATCGCGGCGCTCGCCCTGGCGGTGCCGGCGGTGGCGCAGGCCGAATCGAGCGTCACGGTGTGGGGGCGCGTCGGCGGCGACGTGCAGTACCTGAGCGGCGTGCAGAACGGCCCGCATTCGACGGGGTCGCGCTTTTCGGAAGGCAACGACTGGGGGACGAGCATCCTGGGCTTCACGGGCAAGGAAGATCTTGGCGGCGGCAACCAGGCCATCTTCTGGCTCGAGTCCGCGATCAACGCGGCGAACGGCAACTACGGCGGTGGCGTGCTGTTCCAGCGCGGCGCGTGGATCGGGTTGAAGAACGAACGCTACGGCTTCCTGCGGCTCGGTCAGGGCTCGTTCATCAACAGCTACATCTGGTCGTACGATCCGCTGCTCGAGGAAAACTATTCGGTCGAATCGCTGACGTCTTACCGGAACGGGCCGAAGCTGTCGAACGGGATCCGCTACGAATCGCCGAAGTTCGGCGGCTTCTCGTTCGCGCTGCAGGCGAACCTCGGCAACAGCTCGAACGGCTGGCTGCGCGGCTCGCCGAACAACGTGAACGCAACAGGTTTGTCCGACGGTGCGACGGTCGCGTATACGCACGGCGACTTCGAAGTGCGCGCCATCTGGAACGAGATCCGCAACCAGAATGGCCGCGAGGACAACCTGTTCACCGCGTCTCAGGAAGCGTTCGTCGGCGTGCGCGACCGCTTCGGCCCGGCGTTGGTGCAACTCGGCTATACGCGCTACAGCGCGCCCGACACGCCGGCCGGCCTCGCGCGCACCGCGAACTACTACTGGGGCGGCGTGACGTACGACGCGACGCCGTTCCTGCATCTGCAGGGCGCGGTTTATTCGATGAAGATCGACGCGGGCCAGTGGACCGCCGATCACAGCGGCGAAGGGCGCTCGACGATCATCGGCCTCGGCACGATGTACGACCTGTCCAAGCGCACGTTCCTGTATGCGACGGCCGCGCACGTGTTCAACAGCGCGAACGCGAACCTGGGCGTGAACCCGCAGTCGCCGGGGCTCGGAAACGGTAACGGGCTCGGTGCGTCGCCGATGCCGGGGCATGGTCAGACGGGCGTCTACGCGGGGATCGAGACGCTCTTCTGA
- a CDS encoding LacI family DNA-binding transcriptional regulator, with amino-acid sequence MAKINEVAAAAGVSIGTVSKFINKTKRFSPDVERRIAEAIAQLGYESNPLARSMATGQTGAVGVVIQDILNPYFTAMVKGVNRIAQRNDFVVLIVDADENRKGERPALTKLSRRVDGLILNTSMPDDDLRWTASLGKPVVAVGSAPRDGLLTLYSDPNRAGEMLAQHLLMEKYQRFAYISLPNARGDDERRAGAEQVLARAGLPLRTFSVPRATVADGERVCASVMLSAEPPDAVICYNDMIAAGFIKEAERLGIAIPHDVAVCGFDNLELGKLTSPTLTSIDTETERAGEVAMTTLLDALAGKSPDPHTMLEARLVVRESTVRPRDTRRR; translated from the coding sequence GTGGCCAAGATCAACGAAGTCGCCGCCGCCGCGGGCGTCTCCATCGGAACCGTCTCGAAGTTCATCAACAAGACGAAGCGCTTTTCGCCGGACGTCGAGCGCCGCATCGCCGAAGCGATCGCGCAGCTCGGCTACGAGTCGAACCCGCTCGCGCGCTCGATGGCCACCGGCCAGACGGGCGCGGTCGGCGTCGTGATCCAGGACATTCTCAACCCGTACTTCACCGCGATGGTCAAGGGTGTGAACCGGATCGCGCAGCGCAACGACTTCGTCGTCCTGATCGTCGATGCCGACGAAAACCGCAAGGGCGAACGTCCGGCGCTGACGAAACTGAGCCGGCGCGTCGACGGGCTGATCCTGAACACCAGCATGCCCGACGACGACCTGCGCTGGACCGCGAGCCTCGGCAAGCCGGTCGTCGCGGTCGGCTCCGCGCCGCGCGACGGCCTGCTCACGCTGTACTCCGATCCGAACCGCGCGGGCGAGATGCTCGCGCAGCACCTGCTGATGGAAAAGTACCAGCGCTTCGCGTACATCAGCCTGCCGAACGCGCGCGGCGACGACGAGCGGCGCGCGGGCGCCGAGCAGGTGCTGGCGCGCGCCGGCCTGCCGCTGCGCACGTTCAGCGTGCCGCGCGCGACCGTCGCCGACGGCGAGCGCGTGTGCGCGTCGGTGATGCTGTCCGCCGAGCCGCCCGACGCGGTGATCTGCTACAACGACATGATCGCGGCCGGCTTCATCAAGGAAGCCGAACGGCTCGGCATCGCGATCCCGCACGACGTCGCCGTGTGCGGCTTCGACAACCTCGAACTCGGCAAGCTCACGTCGCCCACACTGACGTCGATCGACACAGAAACCGAGCGCGCGGGCGAAGTCGCGATGACGACGCTGCTCGACGCGCTCGCCGGCAAGTCGCCCGACCCGCATACGATGCTCGAGGCGCGGCTCGTCGTGCGTGAATCGACGGTGCGGCCGCGCGACACGCGCCGCCGCTGA
- a CDS encoding universal stress protein, translating to MYEKIMVAVDGSASSKQALAEAVKVALAGDAHVSVVYVVDKSVLFTYAGRIDPHALVEEIRDDGRKVLREAGQHLALAGAKGEAELIETESIGEDIAERLQRYVKERGIDLAVVGTHGRRGIRRVLLGSVAERFVRGSKCPVLLIRGDDADEPAAAAAA from the coding sequence ATGTACGAGAAGATCATGGTGGCCGTCGACGGCAGCGCTTCGTCGAAGCAGGCGCTGGCCGAGGCCGTGAAGGTGGCGCTGGCGGGCGACGCGCACGTCAGCGTCGTGTATGTGGTGGACAAGTCGGTGCTGTTCACCTACGCGGGCCGAATCGACCCGCATGCGCTCGTCGAGGAAATCCGCGACGACGGGCGCAAGGTGCTGCGCGAAGCCGGGCAGCACCTTGCGCTGGCCGGCGCGAAAGGCGAGGCCGAGCTCATCGAGACCGAGAGCATCGGCGAGGACATCGCAGAACGCCTGCAGCGCTACGTGAAGGAACGCGGGATCGATCTCGCGGTGGTCGGCACGCACGGGCGGCGCGGCATCCGGCGCGTGCTGCTGGGCAGCGTCGCCGAGCGTTTCGTGCGCGGTTCGAAGTGCCCGGTGCTGCTGATTCGCGGCGACGACGCCGACGAACCGGCTGCCGCTGCGGCAGCGTAA
- a CDS encoding SMI1/KNR4 family protein: protein MSIPARYPAWLRQAYEQCRRAAPGAMQSEIVSIDDAVSRVAAADVIAPDNVPAIALAASEGYALCASDTAAATQRTPVELDASLGWRMLTSPPGGSVDRAINARCTVDIPAYFPLPNNADAIAPKSGHPLASQGARSVLRLKAPIARGDHVIAPGSEYRKGDVLLAKGERVNAERQIALIAAGVREIAVTKRPRIGVVIVGYDHTPPHAARAPWQRPDTSGPYIRATLQRWGYDVPPAEYLDPPDSVPPSVDSQQHAYAFKVKLAELAQRYDLIVGAGLPVVHPFQSRGLNARPMYPNEQWVVDIRQTPAGRFNFGRSEDRSPPTKWVVPITRPDGTPCGTHHLVSYDQAVLVNLPGHTSSVAALMHAIVPHMLDALEYVATPGPHWEAASITHDVETDVAFNGMRWGTLHRTERGESRVSLLPFQGDGPLRGVAEADVLVAIPAGETVLPAGTPVLFLRLDRTRAPADAPANSADVRTQPPQAATAAAASASVADSTVIDVPQAWTRIERLIATDPARLPGGLNGPADERAIAALHAALGSTLPDGLLESLRLHDGQTDPDAIFADSDALLGAQEIVAQWSIWQKLVAGGDFDDMTSEPDAGIRDDWYNLKWIPFTHDGSGNHLCVDLDPAEGGVAGQVIRVWHDDALRERVATSYAAWLASVAEECGDPPGQGE from the coding sequence ATGAGCATACCCGCCCGCTATCCCGCGTGGCTCAGGCAAGCCTATGAGCAGTGTCGACGCGCCGCCCCGGGTGCGATGCAAAGCGAAATCGTCTCGATCGACGATGCCGTATCACGCGTCGCCGCGGCCGACGTGATTGCGCCCGACAACGTCCCCGCCATTGCGCTCGCCGCATCGGAAGGTTATGCGCTGTGCGCGTCCGATACGGCCGCTGCAACGCAGCGTACGCCCGTCGAGCTCGACGCCTCACTCGGCTGGCGCATGCTCACGTCGCCCCCGGGCGGTTCGGTAGATCGTGCGATCAACGCGCGGTGCACCGTCGATATCCCCGCGTATTTCCCGTTGCCGAACAACGCCGACGCGATCGCACCGAAATCCGGTCATCCGCTCGCCAGCCAGGGCGCCCGGTCCGTCCTGCGGCTGAAGGCGCCGATCGCGCGCGGCGACCACGTGATCGCACCCGGCAGCGAATACAGGAAAGGCGACGTATTGCTGGCGAAAGGCGAACGGGTGAACGCCGAGCGCCAGATCGCACTGATTGCAGCGGGCGTGCGCGAAATAGCCGTGACGAAGCGGCCGCGCATCGGTGTCGTCATCGTCGGCTACGATCACACGCCGCCGCATGCCGCCCGCGCGCCCTGGCAACGACCGGACACGAGCGGGCCGTATATCCGCGCCACCCTGCAACGCTGGGGATATGACGTGCCGCCGGCCGAATATCTCGATCCGCCCGACAGCGTGCCGCCGTCGGTCGACTCGCAGCAGCACGCCTACGCATTCAAGGTAAAGCTTGCCGAACTGGCGCAGCGTTACGACCTGATCGTCGGCGCCGGGTTGCCGGTGGTGCACCCGTTTCAGTCGCGCGGGCTCAATGCGCGCCCGATGTATCCGAACGAGCAATGGGTCGTCGATATCCGGCAAACGCCGGCCGGCCGCTTCAATTTCGGCCGAAGCGAAGATCGCTCGCCGCCGACGAAGTGGGTCGTGCCGATCACGAGACCGGACGGCACGCCGTGCGGCACGCATCACCTGGTCAGCTACGACCAGGCCGTGCTGGTCAATCTGCCGGGGCATACCAGCAGCGTCGCGGCGCTCATGCACGCGATCGTCCCGCACATGCTCGACGCGCTGGAGTACGTTGCGACGCCCGGGCCGCACTGGGAAGCCGCGTCGATCACGCACGACGTCGAAACGGACGTCGCATTCAACGGGATGCGCTGGGGCACCCTGCATCGAACCGAGCGCGGCGAATCGCGGGTCAGCCTGCTGCCGTTCCAGGGGGACGGCCCGCTTCGCGGCGTGGCCGAAGCCGACGTGCTCGTCGCGATACCCGCCGGTGAAACGGTGCTGCCGGCCGGCACGCCGGTTCTGTTCCTGAGGCTCGATCGCACGCGTGCGCCCGCCGACGCGCCGGCCAATAGCGCGGACGTTCGAACGCAACCGCCGCAAGCGGCGACGGCCGCCGCTGCCTCCGCATCCGTTGCGGACTCAACCGTCATCGACGTTCCGCAAGCATGGACACGCATCGAGCGCCTGATCGCCACGGACCCGGCACGCTTGCCGGGCGGGCTCAACGGGCCCGCCGACGAGCGGGCGATCGCCGCGTTGCATGCCGCGCTGGGTTCGACGCTGCCGGACGGCTTGCTCGAAAGCCTCCGGCTTCACGACGGCCAAACCGATCCGGATGCGATCTTCGCCGACAGCGACGCATTGCTCGGCGCACAGGAAATCGTCGCGCAATGGTCGATCTGGCAAAAGCTCGTTGCCGGCGGCGATTTCGACGACATGACGTCCGAGCCGGATGCCGGCATCCGCGACGACTGGTACAACCTCAAGTGGATTCCGTTCACGCACGACGGCAGCGGCAATCATCTGTGCGTCGACCTCGATCCCGCGGAAGGCGGGGTGGCCGGGCAAGTGATCCGGGTGTGGCATGACGACGCGCTGCGTGAGCGCGTCGCCACGAGTTATGCGGCGTGGCTCGCGAGCGTGGCCGAGGAATGCGGCGACCCGCCCGGTCAAGGCGAATAG
- a CDS encoding DUF2964 family protein, which yields MIRRQYRIVVAAIAVFVSLAGMMAVVTGLLFDETMALRGGAIAMIVGVAGFVVMLNPGAKGEE from the coding sequence ATGATACGCCGCCAGTACCGGATCGTCGTCGCGGCGATCGCCGTGTTCGTGTCGCTCGCGGGGATGATGGCCGTCGTGACGGGGCTGCTGTTCGATGAAACGATGGCGCTGCGCGGCGGCGCCATCGCGATGATCGTCGGCGTGGCCGGCTTCGTCGTGATGTTGAACCCGGGCGCGAAAGGCGAGGAGTGA
- a CDS encoding site-specific integrase — protein sequence MKPRLTSPPSPDSAPAPAGFPDADELAALRAWYAGMTVRQAVERYLPDRLGDGRSARGVIGGIRRGLVRVARQVGRPDLAERFGHPDGERVREAKAVAEAIGMLRHARAPVPQISDDVGLWLPARTVVALRAHGIATLADLTVRIPRRRQWWTAIAGLGMAGARRIEAFFAAHPDLTERARALIAATPRSSIVPWEQLKLPHEVDGSAGTFRAPRATSTLDADNDYAAVHAWLSLHESAATRRAYRKEAERLILWAIVERGRALSSLTTEDAVAYRAFLRRPTPHERWVGPVRPRGAPDWRPFSGGLSARSAAYTLSVLGALFRWLIEQRYLLANPFAGVKVRDTRGANVLDTSHAFTEGEWLLVRTIADGLEFRKDVSSGWTPAAAQRLRFILDFGYATGLRASELVGATLGDIETDAHGDAWLKVIGKGRKAARVAMPPLARTALDRHLVARRLPVTPARWRPDTPLIPSLAEDGTAAITSVRLWKVMQRFFAQTADVVDADNPALAQKLRQASPHWMRHTHATHALARGAELTTVRDNLRHASISTTSIYLHGDDVKRARQMSSAFAADK from the coding sequence ATGAAACCGCGCCTTACCTCACCGCCTTCCCCCGATTCCGCGCCTGCACCCGCAGGCTTTCCCGACGCCGACGAACTGGCCGCGCTGCGCGCGTGGTACGCAGGCATGACCGTGCGCCAGGCCGTCGAACGCTACCTGCCCGATCGCCTCGGCGACGGGCGGTCGGCGCGCGGTGTGATCGGCGGCATTCGGCGCGGCCTCGTGCGTGTCGCGCGGCAGGTCGGCCGGCCCGATCTCGCGGAACGGTTCGGCCATCCCGACGGTGAGCGCGTGCGGGAGGCGAAGGCGGTTGCCGAAGCGATCGGCATGCTGCGTCATGCGCGTGCGCCGGTCCCGCAGATCAGCGACGACGTCGGCCTCTGGCTGCCTGCGCGCACGGTCGTCGCGCTGCGCGCGCACGGGATCGCGACGCTGGCCGATCTCACCGTGCGAATTCCGCGCCGGCGCCAGTGGTGGACCGCGATCGCGGGGCTCGGCATGGCCGGCGCGCGGCGCATCGAGGCGTTCTTCGCCGCGCATCCCGACCTGACCGAGCGGGCGCGCGCGTTGATCGCCGCGACGCCGCGCAGCAGCATCGTGCCGTGGGAGCAGTTGAAGCTGCCGCACGAGGTGGATGGGTCGGCCGGCACGTTTCGCGCGCCGCGCGCGACCAGCACGCTCGACGCGGACAACGATTACGCCGCCGTGCACGCGTGGCTGTCGCTGCACGAATCGGCCGCGACGCGGCGCGCGTACCGGAAGGAGGCCGAGCGGCTGATCCTGTGGGCGATCGTCGAGCGCGGCCGCGCGCTGTCGTCGCTGACGACCGAGGACGCGGTCGCGTATCGCGCGTTCCTGCGCCGCCCGACGCCGCACGAGCGCTGGGTCGGGCCCGTGCGGCCGCGTGGCGCGCCCGACTGGCGGCCGTTCTCGGGCGGGCTGTCCGCGCGTTCGGCGGCGTACACGCTGTCGGTGCTCGGCGCGCTGTTCCGCTGGCTGATCGAGCAGCGCTACCTGCTCGCGAATCCGTTCGCGGGCGTCAAGGTGCGCGACACGCGCGGCGCGAACGTGCTCGACACGTCGCACGCGTTTACCGAAGGCGAGTGGCTGCTGGTGCGCACGATCGCCGACGGGCTCGAATTCCGCAAGGACGTGTCGTCCGGGTGGACGCCGGCGGCTGCGCAACGGCTGCGCTTCATCCTCGATTTCGGCTACGCGACGGGGCTGCGCGCGAGCGAACTGGTCGGCGCGACGCTCGGCGACATCGAGACGGACGCGCACGGCGACGCGTGGCTGAAGGTGATCGGCAAGGGGCGCAAGGCCGCCCGCGTCGCGATGCCGCCGCTGGCGCGCACGGCGCTCGATCGTCATCTGGTCGCGCGCCGGTTGCCGGTCACGCCGGCGCGCTGGCGGCCCGACACGCCGCTGATTCCGAGCCTCGCGGAAGACGGCACGGCCGCGATCACGAGCGTGCGGCTGTGGAAGGTGATGCAGCGCTTCTTCGCGCAGACGGCCGATGTCGTCGATGCCGATAATCCGGCGCTCGCGCAGAAGCTGCGGCAGGCGAGCCCGCACTGGATGCGTCATACGCATGCGACGCACGCGCTCGCGCGCGGGGCGGAGCTGACGACCGTGCGCGACAACCTGCGGCATGCGTCGATCTCGACGACGTCGATCTACCTGCATGGCGACGACGTGAAGCGGGCGCGGCAGATGTCGAGTGCGTTCGCGGCGGACAAGTAG